Within the Hypericibacter adhaerens genome, the region CGGTCGGCGCAGAGCTTGTGCTGGCGCAAGGGTTCAGCCAGCGTCGCCGCCACCGTCATGGCCGGGTTGAGCGACAGGAACGGATCCTGGAACACCATCTGCATCTTGCGCTGCTCGGCCGGCGGGCGCTCCTGCAGCAGCCGGCCGACGGGCTTGCCGTCGACCAGGATGCGCCCTTCCTGCGCGGCCACCAGCCCGATGAGGCTGCGCGCGATGGTGCTCTTGCCCGAGCCCGATTCGCCGACGATGCCGACCGAGCCGCCGCGCGATAGCGTGAAGGACACGTCGTTCACCGCGTCGACCGCATGGGCCGGCCGGCGGGTCAGCCAGCCGGTCAGGCTCTGGGCCGAGCGGAACCGCACTTTGAGCCCTTCGACCGCGAGGCGCGGCGGTGTCGCGGCCGCCAGCTCGGCGGACTTGCGCGCGGCCGGCTTCATCAGCGAGGGCTGCGAGGCGATCAGGCGGCGGGTATAGTCGTGGCGCGGCGCCGTCAGGATCTGGTCGACCGTGCCGGTCTCCATCACGGCACCGTCTTTCATCACCACCACCCGGTCGCACATCTCGGCGATCACGCCCAGATCGTGGGAGACCAGGATCAGCGACAATTGCCGCTCGCGGCGGATGCGGCGCAGCAGCGCCAGGATCTGCGCCTGCACCGTGACGTCGAGCGCCGTGGTGGGCTCGTCGGCGATCAGGAGATCGGGCTCGCAGGCGAGCGCCGCCGCGATCATCACGCGCTGGCGCATCCCGCCCGAGAGCTCGTGCGGATAGGCGCCGGCGCGCCGGGCGGGATCGGCGATCTGCATGTCGCGCAGGAGTTCGATCGCGCGCGCCTTGGCCTCGCCCCAGCCCACCCCTTGATGCAGCACCATCGCCTCGGCCACCTGGCGCCAGACCGGCATGATCGGGTCGAGATGGGTCGAGGGATTCTGGAAGATCATCGCGGCCTTCTCGCCGCGGAAATGCTGCAGCGCCGCCGCGTCTATGGCCAGCACGTCCTGGCCCTCGACCAGGATCCGGCCCGAGCGGACGGTGGCGTTGGCCGCGATCAGCTTCAGGATGGCGCGGCAGGCCACGGTCTTGCCCGAGCCCGATTCGCCGACGATGCCCAAGGCTTCGCCGCGATGGAGCGCGAAGGAGACGCCCTTGAGCGCCGGCACCGTGCCGAATTGGGTCGCGAACTCGATCGCCAGATCCTCGACCCTGACCAGCTCTTCCATCGGTCAGGACCCCGTATGGAGCAGGCGGGCGAGCCCGTCGGCGACGAGCGAGAGCCCCAGCGCCAGCGAGCAGATGGCGAGGCCGGGCAAGACCGAGATCCACCAGGCGCTGGTGAGGTAGTTGGTGCCCTCGGCGATCATGGCGCCCCATTCCGGCGTGGGCGGCTGCACGCCCAGCCCCAGGAAGCCCAGCGAGGAGCCCAGCACGATGGTCAGGACTGCGTCGGTCATGACGAAGACGGCGGGCGGCACCAGCGCGTTGGGCAGCACATGGAACAGCATGGTGCGCAGATGGCCGAAGCCCATGCTGCGCGCCGCCAGCACGAAATCGGCGTTGCGCAGCACCAGGGCCTCGCTGCGCACCAGGCGTGCGTAGCTGACCCAGTTCACCAGCGTGAGCGAGATGAAGTAGCTCTTGAGCCCTGGCCCCAGCACCGCGACGATCGCGATCACCAGCACGAAATAGGGGAAGGAGACGGTGATCTCGAAGAGGCGCATCAGCACCATGTCGATGCGGCCGCCGAGATAGCCGCCGACCAGGCCGATGAGGGTGCCGAGGATGATGGGGCCCACCACGCCGAAGAAGGCCATCATCAGATCGGCGCGCGCGCCATAGAGAATGCGGGTGAAGACGTCGCGGCCGAGCGCGTCGGCGCCGAGCCAGTAGGTCCCGCCCGGCGGCTTCAGCATGTTGAGGACGTCGACCTTGATCGGATTGAACGAGCTCAGCAGCGGGGCCGCGCCCGCCAGGACGATCCAGGCCAGCACGATGGCGCCGCCGACCTTGAGCGTCGCCGGCGTGGCGCTCCAGAGCTTCGCCAGGCGGCCGGGCACGGGCGCGGCGGCGAGGGCGCTCACAGCTTCACCCTCGGATCGAGCACCACCGTCACGACATCGACGATGAAGTTGGTGATGACGATGCCGCAGGCCAGCACCAGCGTCACCGCCTGGACCACGAAATAGTCGCGGGTCAGCACGGCGCGGATGAGCGCCTGCCCCAGCCCCGGGATGTTGAAGACATTCTCGATGACGACGGTGCCGCCGATCAGGAACGACACCACCACGCCCATCAGGTTCACGGTCGGCAGCAGCGAGTTCCAGAACACATGGCGGCCGAAGATGTAGCGCTCGGGCAGGCCCTTGGAGCGGCCGGCCGTGGCGTAGTCCGCGTCCATCTGCTGGAGGAAGGTGGCCCGGAGGTTGCGCGTCAGGATCGGCGTCACGCCGATCGCGATCGTGAGGGCCGGCAGGAACAGATGGTAGAGATTGTCGATCAGCGTCGGTGCATAGCCCGAAACCGGGAAGAGCTTGAGCTTGAGGCAGAGGCCCAGGATCAGCATCAATCCCATGAAGTAGGAGGGGATGCCGACACTGCTGACGCAGACCAGCCGGACGAACTGGTCGACCCAGCGGCCGCGGCTGCGCGCGGCGGCGATGGCGAGCCCCAGCGTGAAGGCGACCGAGAGCGCCAGCCCGTAGAGGATGAGGAACAGCGTCGGGGCCATGCGGTCGAGAATCACGGGGCCGACCGGGCTGCGATAGATGATCGACTGCCCGAAATCGCCGCGGATCGCGTTCAGCAGGAAATAGAAATACTGGACCAGGATCGGCTGATCGAGGCCGTAGCGGGCGCGCACGAAGGCGATGGCGTCCTCGCTCGCTTTCGGGCCCAGCATGATGCGCACCGGATCGCCCGGCGTGAGCTGGATCAGGACGAAGGTGATCAGGCTGATTCCCAGGAGCACGGGAATCAGCTGGATCGGGCGCTTGAGCAGAAACGCGAAGCGGTCCATGCGTTATCGGTTCGCCGGCATGGGAAAACGAGAATCCCGCGCCCAGGCCCGCACCGGCTCAAGAGAACCGGTGCAGGCCCGGGCCGCGAGCGAGAAGCCTAGACCAGATCGGTCTGATCGATCTCGGAGAATTGCAGGCCGATATTGAGAATCAGGTCCTTGACCTTCGGGCTGTAGCCGTTCAGCCAGTTCGGGTGGAACATCGCCACCTGGGCCACCTCGTCGACGCAGATCTTCTGGATCTGCGCGTAGAGCGCGCCGCGCTTGGCGTCGTCGGTCTCGCCCGCCGCCTCGTCGATGAGCTTGTTGACCTCTTCGTTGTTGTAGCGGGTGTAGTAGGACTTGTTGTCGCCCGCACCCCAGGCGCACCAGCGCAGCGCGTTGTCCGGGTCGCGGGTCTCGTTGTACCACCAGTTGAGCTCGGCCTGGTAATCGCCGTCGATGAGCCGCGTCCAGACGCTGGTGGAATCGATCTTGGAGACCGTGACCGTGATGCCGATCTCGGCGAGCTGCGCCTGCACCAGCACGGCCGTCTTCTCGTCATCGGCGATGCCGGCGCTGACCAGCAGCTCGAAGCTCGGGTCGGCAACGCCGGAATCGGCGAGCAGGCCCTTGGCCTTCTCCACGTCCCGCTGGATCAGCGGCAGCGACTTGTCGAAGAAATTGAGCTCCGGGCTGAAGATCGAGGTGGCGGGCCGCCCGGATCCCAAGGTCACCGCATCCGCGATGGCCTGACGGTCGATGCCGTGGCTGATCGCCTGCCGGAATTTGAGGTTGTCGAACGGCGCCTTCGAATGGTTGATCAGCATATCGTAGGTGACGCTCGAGATGTCGGCGTCGGCGCGGAAGCCCGCGGCCTTGAGCTCGGGCTGGCGCGCCACCGGATAGCCGATGCAGACGTCGATCTCGCCCGCCTGCAGCATCGAGACGCGGGTGTTGTCGTCCGCCACATAGCGGAACTCGAGCCCGTCCAGGTGCGGCAAGCCTTCCTTGTAGTAGTGCTCGTTCCTGGCCAGGACCACGCGGTCGCCCGGCTTCCATTCGACGAACTTGAAGGGACCCGAGGTGACCGGCGCCTTGGCATAGGCGTCGTCGCCCATCTTCTCGACCGCGGCCTTCGGCACGATGCCGGTGTTCCAGATCTCGGTCAGGGTGAGGAAGGGGGTGAACCGGCGGTCGAGCGTGAAGACGACCGTCTTGGCGTCCTTGGCCTTGGCTTCCTTCAGCGGCTGGAAGGGCGCGGCATAGGCCGAATCCTTCTGGAAGCGCATGCGGGTATAGCTGAAGGCGACGTCCTCGGCGGTGATCGGCGAGCCGTCCGAGAATTTCGCGTCGCGCAGATAGAAGGTGTAGGTCTTGCCGTCCTCGGAGATGTCCCATTTCTCGGCGAGGCCCGGCCCGACCTCGCTGCGGTCGGCATTGGCCTGGAGCAGGCGCGCGAACATCATGCCCTGGATGATGATGTCCGAGCCGTAGACGGTCTTGATCGGATCGAGCGTCAGCACGTCCGACCCGTAGCCCATGCGCAGGATCTTGCTGTCGGCGGCGCGGGCGGAGAAGGCGATGCCGGGCAGGGAGGCCAGGCTCGCGGCATAGGCGGTGGCTTTCAAGAATGAACGGCGATCCATGATGTGAGTCCTCCTGTCATCGATTGTTGTTCGTTCGCATCCGTAGGCGGTTCGGCTCTTTCGGCCTGGCTTCAGGGTTCCGGTTCTAGATGGTGGTCACGTGCAGCGCCGGACGCTGCCGGTCCCAGCGGTATTCCTGCTCGAGCTGACGCGCGAGCCCGAGCAACAGATCCTCGCGCCCGAAGCCCGCGACGACCTGCACGCCGACCGGCAGGCCCGAAGGGGTATGTCCCAGCGGCAGCGAGATCGCGGGCGAGCCCGTCCCGTTGAAGAGCGCGGTGAAGGTCTCCTTCGGCGCGAGATCCTCGAACACGCTGTCGACGGTCCGGCCCGGTCGGTCGGGGTCGTAGGTGCCGACGGGTTCCGGCGTGATGGCGGCGGTCGGCGTGACGAGAACGTCGTGGCGGGCGAGGAACCGCCCGATGATCCGCGTCACCTGGTCGTAGATGCCCAGCGCCGTCACCAGCCTCGCCGCCGTCAAGGTCTGGCCGTGGCGATAGACCGCGATGGTGGTGGCCTGCAGCTGGGATTCGTCGATCGGCTTGCCCAGGGCCGCCGCCAGCTCGTCGAGCGACGGCACCGTGGTCGCGGCCCAGATCACCTTCTGCGCGTCGAGGAAGGCCTCGTAGTCGAAATCCGGGCTCGTCTCCTCGACAGGGTGGCCCAGCGCCTCGAGCCGCTTTCCCGCCTCCCGCGTCACCCGCACCACCTCGGGATCGAGCGGATGGCCCGACCAGGAGCGGGTGCAGAGCGCGACACGCAAGGCCTTGGGCGGCGTCTCGATCGCGCGGGCATAGCTCTCGGCGGGCGGCGCGATCTCGAAGCCGTCGCCGGGCACGGCGCCGGAGGCCAGATCGAGCAGCGTGGCGCAATCGCGCACGGTTCGCGTCAGCATGAAGGAGGTCGCCAGCCCCAGCAGCGGCGCGTTCGCGTCCGGCGCGCCGCTGACCCGGCCGCGCGAGGGCTTGAGCCCCACCAGCCCGCAGAAGGAGGCGGGGTTGCGGATCGAGCCGCCGCCATCCCCCCCTTGCGCGAAAGGCACGATCCCCGCCGCGACCGAAGCGGCCGATCCGCCGCTCGAGCCCGCCACGCCGCGTGCCGGATCCCAGGGATTGCGGGTCGCGCCATAAAGCGAGGATTCGGTCGCGGCGGCGATGCCGAACTCCGAGGAGGTCGTGCGGCCCAGATTGACGAGGCCGCCCGCGCGCAGCCGCTTCCAATAATCCTGGTCGCAGGGCGCGCGGAATTCGCGGGCGAAGACGCTGCCGAACTGCGCCGGCCGGCCGGCCTCGATCGGGAAATCCTTGGTCAGGGTGGGAAGGCCGCGATAAGGGCCGGGTCCGGGCTTGTCGCTCAGGCCCTCGACCGCATCCTCGTACATCTCGATCACCGCCTGGAGCTTCGGGTTGAGCGCGCCGATGGCGGCGATCACCGCGGCGCCCAGCTCGCGCGGCGTGATCTCGCGCCGCTCGATCAGCGCCGCCAGCCCCAGCCCGTCATAAGCGGCGAGCTCCTGCGGTCTCACGGCCCCGTTCCCGCTCCGGCGTCACATGTCACCGAAATCTCCGAAATAATCCTGCAGCGCCGTCAGATGCTTGATGCGGGCCGGCACCTTGTCGCCCAGCCGCTCGATCACGGATTCGAGCAGCAGCTCGAGCAACGCCACGGTGCTGACCGTGCTGTCCCAGAACACCTCGCCCTCGCCGGGATCGGTCAGCGACACGTCGGCATCGTCCGCCCAGCCGCAATAGATATCGGTGACGGCGATGACCTTGATGCCCGCTTCCTTGGCGCGCTCGGCGAGAGGGGCCGCTTTGCGCGCATAGCGGCGCGATTCGATGATGACGAGGCAGGTCTTGCGCGGCTCGCCGTCGAAGAGATCGACGAAGGTGCCGTCCTCGCCGTCGAGGAAGCGCACGCCCGGCCGCGCATAGTCGAGCTGCGAGGCGAAGTAATGGCCGATGCCGCGCAGGTTCTGGAACGAGACCACGAAGATGCGCGGGGCGCCGGCGATGAGCTTGACCGCCTTGCTCCAGGCCGGCGTCGAGGTCTGGCCGAAGATGCGGGTGAGGTTCTCGATATGGGCCTGGAGCTGGCGGCCCTGGATGCCGCTGCCGTTGCTCTTGCCGGGGGCCGGATCCTTGATCTGCCAGGCCGAGTTGGGCCCGCGCATGCGCAAATCCTGCGTCAGCTCGCTCAGGCGGCGATAGCCCAGCCGGCGCAGGAAGCGGCCGACCGTGACGGCGCTGACGCCGACCTTCTTGGCGATCGAGGCCGCGGTCTCGAACGGCAGGTCCTCGAGATGGGCCTGGAAATAGCGCGCCAGCAGCGTCTCGGACTGGGTGCGCCAGTGCGACTTCGAGCCGAGCTTGCCGAGCACCTGATCCTGGCTCATGCGGGCGACGCCGATGTAACAAAGATAACAAACTTTCAAAAATGTTATCGGTGTTACATCGACGGAGTCAAGAGCGCCCCCGTGAGGACCGCGGTTGCGTGACGGGCGCTCTCAAGGAACCGGCGTGACGGCCTTGGGAAATGCTAGAATGAATGAGCCGGTTCTGACCGGGTGTGACTTTTCCCGCCCGGCGTTTGCGGGCGTGCAGGGGCGTTGTCGAGGAACGAGATGGATTTCGTGAAGCGTCTGTCGCTTTGGCTGGGTGTGGCGGCGTTGTTCGGCGTGACCGGTTGTGCGCCGGTTAATTCCGTTTCCCAGAGCCCGGTCGCGGCCCCGCCCGGCTTCGCCTTTCCGCAGCGTACCGGTGAGGCGGCGGTCGCGGGGCAGGCGCTGTGGCACAAGGATGGCGACGATGTCGTCACCTGCGCCGGCAACGAGGTCTATCTCTTCCCGGTCTCCGATTATGCGCAGAATCAGCTCGAGCGGCTGCAGCAGGGTGCGTCGCTCGATCTTTCCCGCCAGCCCGGTTTTCACAAGCAGCTTTGCGATGCCGACGGCCATTTCGCCTTCACCGCGCTCGGTGCCGGCGACTGGTATGTAATGTCGCGATTCGTCTGGTATGCCGGCAGCGAGCCGCGAGGTGGGTGGCTGCTGACCACCGTCGATCTGGCGTCCGGCGAGCGCAAGGAGGTGCTCGTCACCGAAAGCAACCTCTATCCGCCCTCGGGTTCGCAGGCCTTTCTGGAAGACCGCCGGCTACCGCCGCCCGACTATCAGAACCCCGATTATCCCTGGCCGGGTGAGGATCAACCGACCGCAAGCGGCGCACCGGAAAAGCCGGCCGAGACTCCGCCTACCGATACCGCCGTGACGGCCGCGCCCGCCGCCCCCGTCGCGCCGACGGCACCGCCGCCGCAGCCCGCCAACCCGGCGGTGCCCTTGGGCGCCACCGCGACAATCGAGCCGCCGCCTGCGGATGTCGCCACGACTCCGCCCACGCCGACACCTTTTGAAGCGGCACCCGCGCAACCGGCGACGTTGCCTCCCAGCGGCGCCATGGAACCCGGCACGCCGCCACCGGCGGCGGCGGCCATGGAAACACCATTGGCCCCGGTGGAGCCGGCCGGAACGGGCGAATCGGTCACGCCTTCCACCGTGACGCAGCCGGAGCCGACGAAATCCGAGGCCGTACCGGCCCCATTACCGACAGCTTCGCTCGAGCCGGCGCCGGCGCCCGCTTCGCCGACCGCCACTGGGGAACCGGCCAAAACGCAGATCGCGCCGGCCGAAACCGGAGCGCCGGCTGCCAACCTGCCGGCGTCGGAGCCCGTGACCGCCCCTATGAGCGCACCGCCGTCGGAATCCACGGCCGTGAGCCCGCTGCCAGCGCCGCCGGCGACCGCGTCTCTCGCTGAACCCGCCGCCCCCGAAGCGTCGCCCGCGGCAACGGCGCAACCCGCGATAAGCCCAGCGGCCACGGCTGCACCGGCCGTACCCGACAATGATCCGCATTCGCTGGGTGCGATCGAAGCGATCCCCAGCACCGATCCGGCGCCGGCACCCTAGAGCCGCGACCGCCTAGGAGACCGGCGGTGCGCCGCCTTCCTGGCGGCGGCGGGCGATGAAACCGTCGAGCGCCTCGGTCACGGCCGGATCCTTGGGCGGCGGCTGGAACGCCTGGAGCGTCTTCTTCCAGAGCGCGTTGGCGCGCTCGGTGGCGGTGCGGGCGCCGTCCTCGCTCCAGCTGCCGAAATTGCGCCAGTCCGACACCAGCGGCGCATAGAAGGCCTTCTCGTAGCGCCCGAGCGTATGGCCGGTGCCGAAGAAATGCCCGCCCGGTCCGACTTCGGCGATGGCCTCGACGCCGATCTCGTCGGCGTCGAAGGCCACGGGCTGGAACAGCTCGGCGAACATCTGCAGCATCTCGATATCGAGGATGAATTTCTCGTAGGAGGCCGCGAGCCCGCCTTCGAGCCAGCCGGCACCGTGGATGAGGAGGCTGCAGCCGCCCATGATGGCGCCCCAGAGGGACATCTCGGATTCGTAGGCGGCTTGCGCGTCCGCGACGTTCGAAGCGGTCGCGTTGGAGGAGCGCCAGGGCAGGTTGATATGGCGCGCGAGCTGGCCGGCGCCGAAGGCGGCCTTCACATATTCGGGCGTGCCGAAGGCGGGCGCGCCCGACTTCATGTCGACATTCGAGGTGAAGCCGCCATAGGCGACGGGAGCGCCCGCCCGCACGATCTGGGCGAGCGTGATGCCGGCCAGGGCCTCGGCATGGGCCTGAGTCAAGGCGCCCGGCAGCGTGATCGGCGCCATGGCACCGGCCAGCGTGAAGGGCGTGATGATCGAGAGCTGGCCCGCGGCCGCGAAATCGATGATGCCCTGCGACATCGGGATATCGAGCTGCAGCGGCGAGTTGGTGTTGATCACGGTGTAGCAATGGGCCGCGCTCTCGAACTGCTCCTCCGACAGTCCCGCATTCAGGCGGACCATCGCGAAGCAGTCGCGGACCTGCGGGTTCCCGCGGCTATAGATGAAAGGCGGCTTGTCGCCCAGCGTGAGCTGGGCGCGCATCGTCTCCAGATGCCGGAACTCGGGCGCAATGTCCTGCGGCTCGATGCAGGCGCCCAGGCAATGGACCACGTCGAATTGCTGCGACAGCTTCGTGAAGTCCCGGAAATCCTCGAGCGTGCCGCTGCGCTTGCCGCGGTCGCTGTCGGTCACATGCGGCGGCCCGCCGACCGGGATCACGGCGAGGTGGCGCTGTGCGATCCGAACCGTGCGATGCGCTGCCGGCGCCACGAGATCGTAGGCGGAGGGTGCGGTGCGCAGCGCCGCCTGTACCAGCCCGCGATCGATCCGGACCATGCGGCTTTCCTCGTCGACCGCGGCGCCCGCGGCCCGGAAACGCTGGCAGGCCTCGGGCAGCAGCACGCGCAGGCCGATCTCCTCCAGGATGCGCAAGGCCGCCTGGTGCATCGCCTCGACCTGATCCTCGGAGAAAAGGCGGATCGGCTCGAACGGATTGACGAGATGGCGATAGCGCTCGCTGCGCGCCGACGGGCTCGCCGCATTGCCACCGCCGGTCCGGCGGCGCGAGCGCCGGTCGGCGCGGGTCTCGGCGGTGGTCATCGGGTTTCGCCTCCGGCGCGTTCGCGTGAAACTCCGGACATGACCGTATCGCGGCGCGGGAACGGTGGAAAGCCGGGTGGGCCCAGCGAAAAGGGCCGCGCCTTGTCGGACGCGGCCCTTTCGGCCTCCGGCCCGTCGATCAGACGAGCTGCAGGAAGATCAGGACCAGGCCCACGACCGAAACCGCCCAGCTCAGCGTGCGCAGCCAGGGGATCCCCGCGAGATAGATGACGGCATAGGCGAGGCGGCCCCAGAAGAAGAGCTGCGCCCCCAGCACCGTCAGGCTCGTGCTGATGCCGGCCGCATGGGCCACCAGCACCAGGCCTGCGAAGAGCGGCAGGTTCTCGATCATGTTGAGATGGGCGCGCTTGGCGCGCCCCGCCCAGCCGGTCGGCGCCGCGATGCCGTCGCGGTTTCCGGCCAGCGCCGGGACGCCCACCTGCTGGGTATGGCCTGCGACCGCGATCAGCATCTGGACGACGGTCAAGGCAACGGCCCAGACCAGCAACATCAGTTCTGTCGTCATGGTGTTTCCCCCTTGGTTGGGACCGGGGCGTCTGGTGCCCGAATCGGCCCTGGCGCCATCATAGAGGCAATCGCCACCCCTTTGGACCGGGACCCGGACGGCCCATACTCCTTTCCATCGCCATCGCCGAGGGGGCCTTCGCCATGGCAACGCCGCGCCTGGTTGCTTTCTTCATCAAGGAGTTCAAGGAGGTGATCCCGCCGACCTTGTTCTTCCTGGCGGGATTCAACCTGATCGTGCTGACCACCCAGCTCATCCTGGCCGACTATCTGGCGGGATACTGGGCCGGCCTCGGTAATTTCCTGCTGGCGACCACGGCGGCCCTCGTGGTGGGCAAGGCGGTGCTGGTGACCAACCACATGCCGTTCCTGCGCCGCTACGACAACGCGCCGCTGATCCGGCCGGTGCTGTTCAAGACCTTCGTCTATTGGGCCATCGTCTTCCTGGTCCGCTTCCTCGAGCATCTGGTCCGCTACCTGACCGATGGCGGCACGCTCGCCGGCCTGCCCGACTATGTCGCCCTGCATTTCTCCTGGCAGCGCTTCGCCGCGATCCAGATCTGGATCTTCGTGCTGTTCCTGATCTACACGCTCTTCAGCGAGCTCAACGAGCTCTTCGGCCAGGGCGAGCTCTACAAGATCCTCTTCACGCGCCGCAGCTCGGAGCTGAAGCTCTCGCGCCGGCAGCGGATCCGCACGCTGGTCCGGCTGAACGAGCTGACGGCCGCGCATGGACTGGCCGAGCTGCGCGATCCCGCCAGCGCCGCCCATGCCGAGATGGTCGGGCTGATCCAGGGGTTGACGACGAAGACTCCCGGCGCCTCGCGTCCCGCCGCCTGACTCCGCGAGCTGCCGCGATCAGGATCGGGCGGTATGGTAGGTGAGGGCCAGGCCGATGCAGTGCTTGAGCGCCGCCTTCGGCAGCCTTTCGCCGCGCCGGAACAGCAGGGCCCGGTTGCCTTCGAAGGCGAAGAGCCCGGGATAGCGTTGGCGGAAATCCTCGATCAGCGTCGTCTGGCAATGGAAATAGGCGGCGTATCGGTCAGGCTCGCCCTTGACGGCATCGATCCGCACCGTGGTGCCGGTGCGCGGCCGGGCGGGGAGATAGGCGGGCTGTCCTCATTTCAGCGTCTCGATCAAAGCGCCCTTGCCGAGCTCCGCCTCCGCCACCTCGATGATCAGCGCGCGCAGCGCCAGCAGAGACGGTCGCAGCGCCGCCGGATAGGCGGCGAAGGCCGCGGCCACCGCCGGATCGCCGAAGGATTTTCGTCCCATGGCGAGCAGATCAGCAGGTTCGGCACGGTTCCGCAATCGTGGTTCGTGCCATGGCGATGTCATGATGGAAAGATGCTGCCGGCCGCCAGGCTCGGATGAAGGACCGGCCGATAGCCGGCGCCCAGAGCCCGTACCGTCGAAGGTGGCGTGAGCAGCTTTGCATCCCGGGGCAGGTCTTGCGCGGCACCATATCCCGCGGGCGACCACGGATAGGTCTTGCCGCCGCTGGCGAGGAAAGCAGCACCGCCCGCCGCAAGCATCGTGCCGTCGGGCAGGGTCCCGGCGGCGCCCGGCAGCGGATGCAGCCGCTTGGCCTTGGCGTCGAGGCGCTCGGCATGGAGCGCCGCATCCATGGCGGGCGCGCTCGGCCGGGCGACACCGTTGCCCTCGGCCCAGCAGGCGCGGAACCGCTCCGCGGCCTCGCGCCGGCAGAAGAAGCAGGGCCGGTGGCCGGCCGCGAGGGCCGTCGCCTCGTCGAGGAAGAAGAGCTCGGTCCAGCTTCGCGTGGCCATCACCTGGCGGCGCACGCCCTTGAACTCGCAGAGGCAGATGATCCAGGCCTTGGTCGTCCAGCGCCGCGCCAGCAGCGTCCGGGTCGCCGGGTCGTGGATGATGCCGCGATTGCCCATGAGGAGGCCGCGTTCCGGCAGGGCCAGGATCTCGCCGAAGGGCGTCACGCGGTTCTGCAGCGGCATCGTCAGGCGGGGCGTTCTATGGGCGGATTCATCAAGCGAGGCGCTCGATGAGCGGCTTCATCAGGTGAGGCGCTCGATGAGCGCCATGGCCGCCGCCGGGTTGCGGATCTTGCCGCCGCTGATGACGTAGAGGAAGACG harbors:
- a CDS encoding ABC transporter permease → MDRFAFLLKRPIQLIPVLLGISLITFVLIQLTPGDPVRIMLGPKASEDAIAFVRARYGLDQPILVQYFYFLLNAIRGDFGQSIIYRSPVGPVILDRMAPTLFLILYGLALSVAFTLGLAIAAARSRGRWVDQFVRLVCVSSVGIPSYFMGLMLILGLCLKLKLFPVSGYAPTLIDNLYHLFLPALTIAIGVTPILTRNLRATFLQQMDADYATAGRSKGLPERYIFGRHVFWNSLLPTVNLMGVVVSFLIGGTVVIENVFNIPGLGQALIRAVLTRDYFVVQAVTLVLACGIVITNFIVDVVTVVLDPRVKL
- a CDS encoding MurR/RpiR family transcriptional regulator; translation: MSQDQVLGKLGSKSHWRTQSETLLARYFQAHLEDLPFETAASIAKKVGVSAVTVGRFLRRLGYRRLSELTQDLRMRGPNSAWQIKDPAPGKSNGSGIQGRQLQAHIENLTRIFGQTSTPAWSKAVKLIAGAPRIFVVSFQNLRGIGHYFASQLDYARPGVRFLDGEDGTFVDLFDGEPRKTCLVIIESRRYARKAAPLAERAKEAGIKVIAVTDIYCGWADDADVSLTDPGEGEVFWDSTVSTVALLELLLESVIERLGDKVPARIKHLTALQDYFGDFGDM
- a CDS encoding amidase; the encoded protein is MRPQELAAYDGLGLAALIERREITPRELGAAVIAAIGALNPKLQAVIEMYEDAVEGLSDKPGPGPYRGLPTLTKDFPIEAGRPAQFGSVFAREFRAPCDQDYWKRLRAGGLVNLGRTTSSEFGIAAATESSLYGATRNPWDPARGVAGSSGGSAASVAAGIVPFAQGGDGGGSIRNPASFCGLVGLKPSRGRVSGAPDANAPLLGLATSFMLTRTVRDCATLLDLASGAVPGDGFEIAPPAESYARAIETPPKALRVALCTRSWSGHPLDPEVVRVTREAGKRLEALGHPVEETSPDFDYEAFLDAQKVIWAATTVPSLDELAAALGKPIDESQLQATTIAVYRHGQTLTAARLVTALGIYDQVTRIIGRFLARHDVLVTPTAAITPEPVGTYDPDRPGRTVDSVFEDLAPKETFTALFNGTGSPAISLPLGHTPSGLPVGVQVVAGFGREDLLLGLARQLEQEYRWDRQRPALHVTTI
- a CDS encoding ABC transporter substrate-binding protein; the protein is MDRRSFLKATAYAASLASLPGIAFSARAADSKILRMGYGSDVLTLDPIKTVYGSDIIIQGMMFARLLQANADRSEVGPGLAEKWDISEDGKTYTFYLRDAKFSDGSPITAEDVAFSYTRMRFQKDSAYAAPFQPLKEAKAKDAKTVVFTLDRRFTPFLTLTEIWNTGIVPKAAVEKMGDDAYAKAPVTSGPFKFVEWKPGDRVVLARNEHYYKEGLPHLDGLEFRYVADDNTRVSMLQAGEIDVCIGYPVARQPELKAAGFRADADISSVTYDMLINHSKAPFDNLKFRQAISHGIDRQAIADAVTLGSGRPATSIFSPELNFFDKSLPLIQRDVEKAKGLLADSGVADPSFELLVSAGIADDEKTAVLVQAQLAEIGITVTVSKIDSTSVWTRLIDGDYQAELNWWYNETRDPDNALRWCAWGAGDNKSYYTRYNNEEVNKLIDEAAGETDDAKRGALYAQIQKICVDEVAQVAMFHPNWLNGYSPKVKDLILNIGLQFSEIDQTDLV
- a CDS encoding ABC transporter permease, with product MSALAAAPVPGRLAKLWSATPATLKVGGAIVLAWIVLAGAAPLLSSFNPIKVDVLNMLKPPGGTYWLGADALGRDVFTRILYGARADLMMAFFGVVGPIILGTLIGLVGGYLGGRIDMVLMRLFEITVSFPYFVLVIAIVAVLGPGLKSYFISLTLVNWVSYARLVRSEALVLRNADFVLAARSMGFGHLRTMLFHVLPNALVPPAVFVMTDAVLTIVLGSSLGFLGLGVQPPTPEWGAMIAEGTNYLTSAWWISVLPGLAICSLALGLSLVADGLARLLHTGS
- a CDS encoding dipeptide ABC transporter ATP-binding protein; its protein translation is MEELVRVEDLAIEFATQFGTVPALKGVSFALHRGEALGIVGESGSGKTVACRAILKLIAANATVRSGRILVEGQDVLAIDAAALQHFRGEKAAMIFQNPSTHLDPIMPVWRQVAEAMVLHQGVGWGEAKARAIELLRDMQIADPARRAGAYPHELSGGMRQRVMIAAALACEPDLLIADEPTTALDVTVQAQILALLRRIRRERQLSLILVSHDLGVIAEMCDRVVVMKDGAVMETGTVDQILTAPRHDYTRRLIASQPSLMKPAARKSAELAAATPPRLAVEGLKVRFRSAQSLTGWLTRRPAHAVDAVNDVSFTLSRGGSVGIVGESGSGKSTIARSLIGLVAAQEGRILVDGKPVGRLLQERPPAEQRKMQMVFQDPFLSLNPAMTVAATLAEPLRQHKLCADRQIPERLAELMAKVELPANLLERRTTQLSGGQRQRVGIARALALEPEILIADEVTSALDVTIQAQILGLFERLRREMGLTLILISHDLAVVRYLCEQVAVLRQGKLVEYGPTEQVLTHPREDYTKALIAAIPRLSRRSDAAE